The following coding sequences lie in one Acropora palmata chromosome 3, jaAcrPala1.3, whole genome shotgun sequence genomic window:
- the LOC141877791 gene encoding uncharacterized protein LOC141877791: MALRRLEGTEHRLLKSPEIARTYIDCIEQYTLKGYIRKVPKEGRPTARWFLPHIPIVRPDRTTTKTRIVFDASARYQGVSLNDVICQGPKLQRDLFHVLLPFRKNPVALVCDIAEMYLRIEIATEDRPFHWFLWRDLDQQKVPEEYEFSRVVFGVNSSPFLAQFVTQHHAETHRTQYPLGAETALKSTYMDDSMDSVADHQQEIELYKQLSQLWKRAGMQARKWLSNSPVVLSEIPPEDRASEIDLKEGSLPSIKTLGMLWQAAKDAFTFKVQPPANHFSFTKCNFLSKVATLFDPLGFLAPFIIRAKVLLQDLWAAGLDWDDPFGEALVRRSRNWFEELPELAQISVTRRLQPMKDEITISSSLQTFVDASEDAYGSVVYYRNVYPSGLITSVIVAAKTSVAPLRAISVPRLELMSAVHGLRLTKEISKPLNVSDVVFWSDSVDVL, encoded by the coding sequence ATGGCACTTCGAAGACTTGAAGGAACAGAACACAGGCTTCTGAAGAGCCCGGAGATCGCTAGAACCTATATAGACTGTATTGAGCAGTACACTTTAAAAGGGTACATCAGAAAAGTTCCAAAGGAGGGTCGACCCACGGCCAGGTGGTTTCTTCCTCATATTCCAATTGTGAGGCCTGACAGAACTACTACTAAGACGCGTATCGTTTTTGATGCCTCTGCGCGGTATCAAGGAGTTTCTTTAAACGATGTGATTTGTCAGGGACCAAAGTTACAACGTGACCTTTTCCACGTTTTGCTCCCTTTTCGGAAAAACCCCGTTGCTCTGGTCTGTGACATTGCAGAAATGTATCTGAGGATTGAGATCGCAACTGAAGACCGTCCTTTTCACTGGTTTCTCTGGAGAGACTTAGACCAACAGAAAGTTCCAGAAGAGTACGAATTTAGTCGTGTTGTATTTGGAGTGAATTCATCGCCATTTCTTGCCCAGTTCGTCACCCAACATCACGCTGAAACACACAGAACTCAGTACCCACTAGGGGCCGAAACCGCCCTTAAATCGACCTACATGGATGACAGTATGGATTCAGTGGCTGATCACCAGCAAGAAATCGAACTGTACAAGCAATTGTCACAACTTTGGAAACGTGCAGGAATGCAAGCACGAAAGTGGTTGTCCAACTCTCCAGTTGTGCTGAGCGAAATTCCACCAGAAGACAGAGCTTCAGAGATTGATTTAAAGGAAGGATCCCTACCCTCTATCAAAACCCTTGGAATGTTGTGGCAGGCAGCAAAGGATGCGTTCACTTTCAAGGTTCAACCACCTGCTAACCACTTTTCCTTTACGAAATGCaactttctatcaaaagtGGCAACTTTGTTCGATCCACTCGGGTTCCTCGCACCGTTTATCATCAGAGCCAAAGTCCTGTTACAAGACCTTTGGGCTGCGGGACTAGATTGGGATGACCCTTTCGGAGAAGCCCTGGTGCGTAGAAGTCGAAATTGGTTTGAAGAATTGCCCGAACTAGCTCAGATCAGCGTCACACGACGTTTGCAACCAATGAAAGATGAAATAACAATCTCCTCATCCCTGCAAACCTTCGTAGATGCTTCTGAAGATGCTTACGGTTCCGTCGTATATTACAGAAATGTTTATCCAAGTGGCCTAATAACCAGCGTTATTGTGGCCGCAAAGACAAGCGTCGCTCCCCTTAGAGCAATTAGTGTTCCACGCCTGGAATTGATGAGTGCTGTGCATGGTTTAAGGCTAACTAAAGAGATTTCAAAGCCGCTGAATGTATCGGACGTAGTTTTCTGGTCAGACAGCGTTGATGTACTCTAG